The Bombus affinis isolate iyBomAffi1 unplaced genomic scaffold, iyBomAffi1.2 ctg00000826.1, whole genome shotgun sequence genome includes a window with the following:
- the LOC126928298 gene encoding uncharacterized protein LOC126928298 isoform X3, giving the protein MAEEGKKISFGFAKSIKKPVLKNAIPQEKKKVDYIECLDEKGIKVIGEEEKKDEPLIIPLLGSKTWHDRIVNKIDANIFLPKADKEKVGDASVNEAKSKLSNGKTSPIISIKKEPVEDSENKVVTLEEQATKEIIEELKSKNKYETKTNDLTLPLVEDESLRGKEQQCYGEWDGNQERELVEMKN; this is encoded by the exons atggcagaagaaggaaagaagatttccttcggttttgcgaaatctattaagaaacctgtgttaaaaaatgctattccacaagaaaaaaagaaagttgattacattgaatgccttgatgagaaaggtattaaagtaatagg tgaggaagaaaaaaaagatgaacctctaattattccattactaggttcaaaaacctggcatgatagaattgttaataaaatagatgcaaacattttccttccgaaggcagataaggaaaaggtaggagacgctagtgttaacgaggcaaaatcaaagctatctaatggaaaaacatcgccaataatatcaataaagaaagagccagttgaagatagtgaaaataaagttgttactttagaagagcaagcgacaaaggaaatcattgaggaacttaagtcaaagaataaatatgaaactaaaacaaatgatttaactttacctttagtagaagatgaatcattaagaggcaaagaacag caatgttacggggaatgggatggcaaccaggaaagggaattggttgaaatgaaaa attag
- the LOC126928298 gene encoding uncharacterized protein LOC126928298 isoform X2, which produces MAEEGKKISFGFAKSIKKPVLKNAIPQEKKKVDYIECLDEKGIKVIGEEEKKDEPLIIPLLGSKTWHDRIVNKIDANIFLPKADKEKVGDASVNEAKSKLSNGKTSPIISIKKEPVEDSENKVVTLEEQATKEIIEELKSKNKYETKTNDLTLPLVEDESLRGKEQQCYGEWDGNQERELVEMKSMNFTLD; this is translated from the exons atggcagaagaaggaaagaagatttccttcggttttgcgaaatctattaagaaacctgtgttaaaaaatgctattccacaagaaaaaaagaaagttgattacattgaatgccttgatgagaaaggtattaaagtaatagg tgaggaagaaaaaaaagatgaacctctaattattccattactaggttcaaaaacctggcatgatagaattgttaataaaatagatgcaaacattttccttccgaaggcagataaggaaaaggtaggagacgctagtgttaacgaggcaaaatcaaagctatctaatggaaaaacatcgccaataatatcaataaagaaagagccagttgaagatagtgaaaataaagttgttactttagaagagcaagcgacaaaggaaatcattgaggaacttaagtcaaagaataaatatgaaactaaaacaaatgatttaactttacctttagtagaagatgaatcattaagaggcaaagaacag caatgttacggggaatgggatggcaaccaggaaagggaattggttgaaatgaaaagtatgaattttactctggattaa
- the LOC126928298 gene encoding G-patch domain and KOW motifs-containing protein-like isoform X1 gives MAEEGKKISFGFAKSIKKPVLKNAIPQEKKKVDYIECLDEKGIKVIGEEEKKDEPLIIPLLGSKTWHDRIVNKIDANIFLPKADKEKVGDASVNEAKSKLSNGKTSPIISIKKEPVEDSENKVVTLEEQATKEIIEELKSKNKYETKTNDLTLPLVEDESLRGKEQSTLEDYEKIPIDAFGVAMLRGMGWQPGKGIG, from the exons atggcagaagaaggaaagaagatttccttcggttttgcgaaatctattaagaaacctgtgttaaaaaatgctattccacaagaaaaaaagaaagttgattacattgaatgccttgatgagaaaggtattaaagtaatagg tgaggaagaaaaaaaagatgaacctctaattattccattactaggttcaaaaacctggcatgatagaattgttaataaaatagatgcaaacattttccttccgaaggcagataaggaaaaggtaggagacgctagtgttaacgaggcaaaatcaaagctatctaatggaaaaacatcgccaataatatcaataaagaaagagccagttgaagatagtgaaaataaagttgttactttagaagagcaagcgacaaaggaaatcattgaggaacttaagtcaaagaataaatatgaaactaaaacaaatgatttaactttacctttagtagaagatgaatcattaagaggcaaagaacag tctacgttagaagattatgaaaaaattcctattgatgcttttggtgtagcaatgttacggggaatgggatggcaaccaggaaagggaattggttga